In Schizosaccharomyces osmophilus chromosome 2, complete sequence, the following proteins share a genomic window:
- a CDS encoding Schizosaccharomyces specific protein, with protein MGLITRIQNLERSGIWVLRNSLKNTVQDIQKQKEISKNNEKEKLNALGQRYVVKGHKPQRDTALFLSSRWDETTKALEDLIRKHQINDSSSIVLVDQPFPITEKVIRTLTQRGFMRASLYELTTRRFGLQHKGGKVYLSKVPFPFRFELLMKDEEELDPMDQDFYKTMDLVSLIFNSEKGKENCIPYKDLLVYKLLDLATLPSVAALELLYSCRGSPTSKQAQFEYSKKYLQENMEIITKLPVSRYLNFTRYNTPRFYRVGCHTKSIFRNVYLNQILHKNEILTMLDFLILKGNELQLPTTYNSFFRDTLKYSNGSRPTEKSIKNL; from the exons ATGGGCCTAATTACT agGATTCAAAACCTTGAAAGGTCTGGAATATGGGTATTAAGAAATAGTTTGAAGAACACGGTCCAGGATAtccagaaacaaaaagaaatttctaAGAATaacgaaaaagagaagTTGAATGCACTTGGGCAAAGATATGTTGTAAAAGGACACAAGCCACAGCGAGATACAGCATTGTTTTTGTCTAGTAGATGGGATGAAACAACGAAGGCACTGGAGGATTTAATACGCAAACACCAAATCAACGATTCATCCTCTATTGTTTTAGTTGATCAGCCGTTTCCAATTACAGAAAAAGTTATTCGAACGCTAACCCAAAGAGGATTTATGCGAGCTTCTTTATATGAATTGACGACAAGACGTTTTGGCCTACAACATAAAGGTGGAAAAGTTTACCTTTCAAAAGTTCCTTTTCCATTTAGATTTGAACTGTTGATGAAAGACGAAGAGGAGTTGGATCCTATGGATCAAGACTTCTACAAAACGATGGATTTAGTCAGTCTAATCTTCAATTCAGAGaaagggaaagaaaattgtaTTCCGTATAAGGATCTACTTGTCTATAAGCTACTAGATTTGGCAACGCTGCCTTCTGTTGCAGCTCTTGAATTGCTATATTCTTGCCGGGGGAGTCCTACGAGCAAGCAGGCCCAATTCGAgtattcaaagaaataccTACAGGAGAATATGGAAATTATTACCAAGCTTCCCGTATCCAGGTATTTAAATTTTACCCGGTATAATACCCCTAGGTTTTATCGTGTAGGATGCCACACAAAATCGATCTTCCGAAACGTTTATTTAAATCAAATATTgcataaaaatgaaattttgaCAATGCTTGACTTCTTAATATTAAAGGGAAATGAATTGCAGCTACCGACTACctataattctttttttcgaGATACTTTAAAGTATTCTAATGGATCGCGACCAACCGAGAAGAGCATCAAAAATCTCTAA